From Impatiens glandulifera chromosome 7, dImpGla2.1, whole genome shotgun sequence:
atttatctagacgtatgtacttttacaaatataaactaataaaagttcatttaaagTACGTATTATAGTTAAACTTGGtttatcttctttttattatttttttttgtctactttttttttttgttaattagttaagtcatatttatctctttttactatttttcttttattatttttttatttatttatactattttacctcttattatattaatatagattattttaaaattagttgatGACTAATAATTGAATATTGTAATCAATAAAGTAGTTCaatatttctataatatttaattagctagtttatagaataatatattcatttgtcATGCCTTGTGATTTTTACTCCAATTTGCATAATATGACAATACATAATCTGTGTTCAACTTGTGAAAGAATAGTCGCAAATaaaatttcttgaaaaaaattatacaagtaattatttaataaaaatacttgaacaagatataaaaatattaaagtatcaAAACATGAACTACTTTATACATTAGTATTAGTCTTTAAACCTAAGAAAGACCagctaattttaaaataatttatgatatagaaagaaacaaaataatagaaaaataaaaataataatcaaataacaaaaaaaattaataaaaagagataaatagattaattaattaaaaaaaaatagttaaaaaagaaaaaatcttaaaaaaaataaatgaattaattaactaataaaaaagaaggagagagaaaaaaaatgaatatttaattaataaatattaaaattttaaaaaacaattaaccatggttactaaaaaGGCTAGAGGAGAAGGAGtcaatttactttttcttttcttttttttaatttatacatcCAACTAAATCCAACTAAGTTGTACAAATACATAAGtctaaaatgagtttttttttttaaataatattttttagtttgtttaaGAATTGTTTTATCTTTGGTTATtagaataaaatcaaatttttatctcaaaactcaaccagaaaaatagtaatttggtaaaaaaaaaattaactagtttttttcttagttttaatcagaaaaaaagacttttatttatttatttatttatgaaaaaacacaaacaaaatCCCCATTAACCACTCTCTCAACCGAGTAGATTGTTTTCTAGAATAcaatctatattattttttttaatgatttagaCTACATAATTATGACTTTTATCTATAAAATCCTTGATTTAAATAACTAATGATAATTGAAAAAAGGTGACTTATCAAGCAGATTTCTTTGTTCtctatttatcaattttttttgaaaaaataaaaaatgttatgtaTTTAGATCTTTTGATGACTTTTTTTTTAGCATGGAAGGATGTCACGTTTTTTTTTTACCACTGAGATTTGAATTGGTGTAGTATTTTGTTCGATCTAACATCTTATTTAGTGGGATCAAATTTTTCATCCTGAATTTTTATAATCCGAATAATACTCCTAATTTTTGATAGGTCTTTTGCTGTTCATACCCGCTAAATGTATGATACTTTCTTGAGTATTGTACATCCCTTGTATTAGCAAcctaaaagataaagttgctaGATCTTTttgttcaataattttttttaagctgATATTTTATTTGGAGGCCTTCTTATAAGTATTTTCATAATTTGTATGGGTTTATCATTATTTTGACTACATAGTTAGGTCGATTATCAAATGACAAAATGTATTTTGGTGTTGATTACCAACTCATGGACCGGACAATGACAAATTTAACTGCCGATAAGATTTTTTTGTAGAGATTCTTCCAGCACATGGTTGGTTTGTTCGAtttgttctatttttttcacTCACTCAAACGAGTTCATTTGGAGTCACCtaaagaaaattcaaaattgtTGGATCTTTTacattgaaatattaaaatttgaatttttttgtactatttaatatatatatatttatttagttgttttagtttttttagatgttattttgtatcatttgtaaattaatatttcatatataacttcttatttgaattaatgagaattatttttaataaaaaatatttaaatttaatttcaaataaaaaaaatatttttgtaaaagaaGTTTGAAAATACATTCATCTTTACCCTCCAATCATTTTTCTATCCTTGGAGGGTGTCATATTTTTTCACTATTTAGATTTAAATTGGTgttgtgtttttatttaatgCGACATCTTATCTTATTATCTTATTTAGTTTGATTGAATTTGTTATCCCAAAATTTTATAATCCAAATAATACAAGTTGAGaaccaaataataattgatcattCTTTAAATGTGACTTAACTATATTAATCATCAAAagttaacaatttaattataaatagatcATCACCAATATATAAGCTTTAACCATAAATCATGACATATCATAGTCATTATTTTCACTTACATGAAAATTTAACCCGCGACCTTTTATCtcataaaaatcattttatagtgGGGGTTAATTCATAATGAAGTTAATATTTGCAACTATGATAAATAACATATACAATCATTTAATTTGAAGTATAGTTTAGGTTTCAATAATTGGAAAAGAAAAGGATAAGCAAGTACTAATTCCAATAGACAAAGTTTAACTAATCTAGACCTCTAATTTCTTCTACCCCTTATCTCCCGGAGGACGGTGGCCTTCAAAGATCTCTCTCTATTGATTCTCAATTCGTCTTTTTCTGTTTGTATGATTTCATTGAGTGGCTTTCATTTCCTCTTTTCTTACTTCCTCTTCTGGGTCTGAAAAATCTCTTCTCTTCTCAACTGGGTTTCCTTCCAAATTCCAATCGATGAAAACAGGTAATCTCTATGAAAaagtttttgaattttgattataGTAAGGCAGAGAACTAACTAAGATCATGAGCATATCTTTTTACTCATTGAATAATAACCCAGTAAAGATATGGGGTCATTTAGATAGacaaattaataatagaaaTGTTAGACCTGTTCATGATCATGGAAATTCAATTGGGATAATTGGAGGTGCTTCTTTTACTTCAACATTGAGTTTCTTAAAGAAACTAGGTGAATTAAGTGATGATGGAAATGGTTTGCCATTTGTTCTTTCATCCGATCCTTTACTTAGTAAGGAATTGTTAGCTTTGGAGAGGAATTCATCGTTTGTGAGAAGAGGAGAAGATCATCAGGCCATGGTTCTTGAAACATTGAGACAGAAAAGGGTGTTTTTGGAGAAATCAGGTGTTTGTTGCATTGTAATGCCTTGTCATGTATCGAATTCTTGGCATGAAAATGTGTCGGTCGGATGTTCGGTTCCTTTTCTTAATATGGGTGAGTGTGTGGCCATGGAGTTAAAGGCAGCCGAACTTAAACCACTTGAAGCTGGTCATCCTCTTAAAATTGGAT
This genomic window contains:
- the LOC124945648 gene encoding aspartate racemase; the encoded protein is MSISFYSLNNNPVKIWGHLDRQINNRNVRPVHDHGNSIGIIGGASFTSTLSFLKKLGELSDDGNGLPFVLSSDPLLSKELLALERNSSFVRRGEDHQAMVLETLRQKRVFLEKSGVCCIVMPCHVSNSWHENVSVGCSVPFLNMGECVAMELKAAELKPLEAGHPLKIGLLGTDSTLRLGVYQDKLQKQGFEVVLPDKATTERIMIPALEALRRNDMEGAQNLLRIALRVLLVRAVSMVVLASDDIRELLPGDDPLLKKCVDPMESLARATMKWANSAGVESL